In Myotis daubentonii chromosome 16, mMyoDau2.1, whole genome shotgun sequence, one DNA window encodes the following:
- the ALDOC gene encoding fructose-bisphosphate aldolase C — translation MPHSHPALSAEQKKELSDIALRIVAPGKGILAADESVGSMAKRLSQIGVENTEENRRLYRQVLFSADDRVKKCIGGVIFFHETLYQKDDNGVPFVRTIQDKGIVVGIKVDKGVVPLAGTDGETTTQGLDGLSERCAQYKKDGADFAKWRCVLKISERTPSALAILENANVLARYASICQQNGIVPIVEPEILPDGDHDLKRCQYVTEKVLAAVYKALSDHHVYLEGTLLKPNMVTPGHACPIKYSPEEVAMATVTALRRTVPPAVPGVTFLSGGQSEEEASLNLNAINRCPLPRPWALTFSYGRALQASALNAWRGQRDNAGAATEEFIKRAEVNGLAAQGKYEGSGDDGGAAAQSLYIANHAY, via the exons ATGCCCCATTCACATCCAGCCCTTTCTGCTGAGCAGAAAAAGGAGTTGTCTGACATTGCCCTCCGGATTGTGGCCCCAGGCAAAGGCATCCTGGCTGCAGATGAGTCTGTAG GCAGCATGGCTAAGCGGCTGAGCCAAATCGGGGTGGAGAACACAGAGGAGAACCGCCGTTTGTACCGCCAGGTCCTGTTCAGCGCTGATGACCGAGTGAAGAAGTGCATTGGAGGTGTCATCTTCTTTCACGAGACACTTTACCAGAAAGATGATAATGGTGTCCCCTTCGTCCGTACCATCCAGGATAAGGGCATTGTCGTTGGCATCAAG GTTGACAAAGGTGTAGTCCCTCTAGCCGGGACTGATGGAGAAACTACCACTCAAG GGCTGGATGGGCTCTCAGAACGCTGTGCCCAATATAAGAAGGATGGCGCCGACTTTGCCAAGTGGCGCTGTGTGCTGAAAATCAGCGAACGCACGCCCTCAGCACTTGCCATTCTGGAGAATGCCAATGTGCTGGCCCGCTATGCCAGCATCTGCCAGCAg AATGGCATTGTGCCTATTGTGGAACCTGAAATCCTGCCTGATGGAGACCATGACCTCAAACGTTGCCAGTATGTCACTGAGAAG GTCTTGGCTGCTGTGTATAAGGCTCTGAGTGACCATCATGTGTACCTGGAAGGGACCCTGCTGAAGCCCAACATGGTGACCCCTGGCCATGCCTGTCCTATCAAGTATAGCCCAGAGGAGGTTGCCATGGCAACTGTCACTGCCCTGCGTCGCACTGTGCCTCCAGCTGTCCCAG gaGTGACCTTCCTGTCTGGGGGTCAGAGTGAAGAGGAGGCATCGCTCAACCTCAATGCTATCAACCGCTGCCCCCTTCCGCGGCCCTGGGCCCTCACCTTCTCCTATGGGCGTGCTCTGCAGGCCTCTGCACTCAATGCCTGGCGAGGGCAACGGGACAATGCTGGGGCTGCCACTGAGGAGTTCATCAAGCGGGCTGAG GTGAACGGGCTGGCAGCCCAGGGCAAGTATGAAGGCAGTGGAGACGATGGAGGAGCGGCAGCACAGTCCCTCTACATTGCAAACCATGCCTA